A single region of the Arthrobacter sp. zg-Y20 genome encodes:
- a CDS encoding WYL domain-containing protein, which translates to MSAKRTERLLNLVIALLSTRRGFTKHELFEEIELYGEAATPEAREKLFDRDKAFLREQGIPVESASEEYEDNTVQRYRIRHDAYRLPGVQFTPEESAVLALAARMWDQASLGSAAARALRKLQARGVLPDDAGRIPLQPSIRTNDPYFDDIWRAATTRVPVTFSYRASGSDTVSVRRVQPWGMGSRFGHWYLVGYDLDRRAERIFRLSRMQAPVRLRPGSYTVPEDFDIDASLASLDDVFTVRPAEVELLPGTGTALRLQAQSVVPGTGGRDRLLLQVRDLDSLAADTAALGAAAVAVDPPEYVDAVRNALTGALEAQRRPLPEFTLAEQSAPARRPGYGAQDHLTRLLDLVPYVLANQGADMDETAAAFGVSKEQLAKDLDLLFVSGPRHYPNGLMDVSFDDDRIYIENADNLSEPVRFGMDEAAALIVGLDTLSALPGIGSSAAVAGAVGKLTEAAGEAGAVGTAVAARLDDTAGADVLVELQQAIAGARQLELRYLVPRRDEVTLRTVDPRRLFSVDNIWYVEAWCHRAEALRNFRVDRILGVRDTGPALTHAPETDASFPDSLFTPGPQDTLVTLVLDPASLWVAEAYDAERRAALPDGRTAVELRTADAAWIPSFMGRLGGGAAVAAPAELREAAQSWLEEAAGNYPAG; encoded by the coding sequence GTGTCCGCCAAGAGAACCGAACGCCTGCTCAACCTCGTTATTGCGCTGCTCTCCACCCGCAGGGGCTTCACCAAGCATGAACTGTTCGAGGAGATCGAACTGTACGGAGAAGCCGCCACGCCCGAGGCCCGCGAAAAACTCTTTGACCGGGACAAGGCCTTCCTGCGCGAGCAGGGCATCCCGGTGGAGTCCGCCAGCGAGGAATACGAGGACAACACCGTCCAGCGCTACCGGATCCGGCACGACGCGTACCGGCTTCCCGGCGTCCAGTTCACCCCGGAAGAGTCCGCGGTCCTGGCCCTGGCCGCCCGGATGTGGGACCAGGCCTCGCTCGGCTCCGCGGCAGCACGGGCACTGCGCAAGCTCCAGGCCCGCGGGGTCCTTCCCGACGACGCCGGCCGCATCCCGCTGCAGCCGAGCATCCGGACCAATGACCCGTACTTCGATGACATCTGGCGTGCTGCCACCACCCGGGTCCCGGTAACCTTCAGCTACCGCGCGTCCGGGTCCGACACCGTTTCGGTCCGCCGGGTCCAGCCCTGGGGGATGGGCAGCCGCTTCGGGCACTGGTACCTAGTGGGGTACGACCTTGACCGCCGTGCCGAGCGGATCTTCCGGCTATCCCGCATGCAGGCACCAGTGCGGCTGCGTCCGGGCAGCTACACCGTGCCCGAAGACTTTGACATCGATGCTTCGCTTGCTTCCCTCGATGATGTCTTCACCGTCCGCCCGGCTGAGGTGGAGCTGCTTCCCGGCACCGGCACGGCCCTGCGGCTCCAGGCACAGTCGGTGGTTCCCGGTACGGGAGGCCGGGACAGGCTCCTGCTGCAGGTGCGCGACCTCGACTCGCTTGCCGCCGACACCGCCGCGCTCGGGGCGGCCGCCGTCGCCGTCGACCCGCCCGAATACGTGGACGCAGTCCGCAACGCGCTCACCGGCGCCCTCGAAGCCCAGCGCCGCCCGTTGCCGGAATTCACCCTGGCGGAACAGTCCGCACCGGCCCGCCGACCGGGATACGGCGCACAGGACCACCTCACCCGGCTGCTCGACCTGGTCCCGTACGTCCTGGCCAACCAGGGTGCGGACATGGACGAAACAGCTGCCGCCTTCGGAGTGAGCAAGGAACAGCTGGCCAAGGACCTGGACCTTTTGTTTGTCAGCGGGCCCCGGCATTACCCCAACGGGTTGATGGACGTCAGTTTCGATGACGACCGGATCTATATCGAGAACGCAGACAACCTCTCCGAGCCGGTGCGCTTCGGCATGGATGAGGCCGCAGCGCTCATTGTCGGGTTGGACACGCTGTCCGCGCTGCCGGGCATTGGTTCCTCGGCCGCAGTGGCAGGCGCCGTCGGGAAACTGACGGAAGCTGCGGGCGAAGCCGGGGCCGTGGGCACGGCCGTGGCGGCACGCCTTGACGACACCGCCGGGGCAGACGTGCTGGTTGAACTGCAGCAGGCCATTGCCGGTGCCCGTCAGCTTGAGTTGCGGTACCTGGTTCCGCGCCGGGACGAAGTCACCCTCCGCACGGTTGATCCGCGCCGCCTGTTCTCCGTGGACAACATCTGGTACGTGGAAGCGTGGTGCCACCGGGCCGAAGCGCTGCGCAATTTCCGTGTTGACCGGATCCTCGGTGTCCGGGACACCGGCCCTGCCCTCACCCATGCACCCGAGACGGATGCGTCCTTCCCGGACAGCCTGTTCACGCCCGGCCCGCAGGACACCTTGGTCACACTCGTACTGGACCCGGCCTCCCTGTGGGTGGCTGAGGCGTACGACGCCGAGCGCCGGGCCGCACTGCCGGACGGGCGCACCGCGGTGGAACTGCGGACGGCGGACGCCGCCTGGATTCCCTCCTTTATGGGCAGGCTTGGCGGCGGGGCGGCGGTTGCTGCACCGGCTGAACTGCGCGAGGCGGCGCAGTCCTGGCTTGAGGAAGCTGCCGGAAACTATCCGGCCGGCTAA
- a CDS encoding ubiquitin-like protein Pup, whose product MATQDRKNTGTHPVEEETETAPPPAAEAEASAETEGVDDLLDEIDGVLESNAEEFVRGFIQKGGQ is encoded by the coding sequence ATGGCAACCCAGGACCGCAAAAACACCGGAACGCATCCCGTAGAAGAAGAAACCGAAACCGCCCCGCCGCCTGCCGCCGAAGCGGAAGCATCCGCCGAAACCGAAGGCGTGGACGATCTGCTGGACGAAATCGACGGCGTGCTGGAGAGCAACGCCGAAGAGTTTGTCCGCGGCTTCATCCAGAAGGGCGGTCAGTGA
- the prcA gene encoding proteasome subunit alpha, with the protein MTQQFYVSPEQLMKDRADFARKGIARGRSVVVLTCREGIALVAENPSPSLHKLSEIYDRIGFAAVGKYNEFESLRQAGIRFADVRGYSYSREDVSARGLASVYAQSLGSVFTTEGKPFEVELAVVEVGEDPYSDRLYRLNFDGAIADESNYTVMGGQADIVKEALARSWNQDAGFVSAIRTAVTALSATRTPEGNGGGQPPDRLGAGLLEVAVLDRDPLSTRGTVRAFRRINTVELDRLLSGAEGD; encoded by the coding sequence GTGACCCAGCAGTTCTATGTGTCGCCCGAACAGCTGATGAAGGACCGGGCAGACTTTGCCCGGAAAGGCATTGCCAGGGGACGGTCGGTGGTGGTGCTGACCTGCAGGGAAGGCATTGCGCTGGTGGCCGAAAACCCCTCGCCGTCCCTGCACAAGCTCAGCGAAATCTATGACCGCATCGGTTTCGCCGCCGTCGGCAAGTACAACGAGTTTGAGTCCCTGCGCCAGGCCGGCATCCGGTTCGCGGACGTTCGCGGTTATTCCTATTCCCGCGAGGATGTGTCCGCGCGGGGCCTCGCCAGCGTCTACGCGCAGAGCCTGGGCTCGGTGTTCACCACCGAGGGCAAGCCCTTCGAAGTTGAACTAGCCGTGGTGGAGGTGGGGGAGGACCCCTATTCGGACCGCCTCTACCGGCTCAACTTCGACGGTGCCATCGCCGACGAAAGCAACTACACCGTGATGGGCGGGCAGGCCGACATTGTCAAAGAGGCCCTGGCCCGGTCTTGGAACCAGGACGCCGGCTTCGTCTCCGCCATCCGCACAGCTGTTACCGCCCTCTCCGCCACGCGGACCCCGGAGGGCAACGGCGGGGGCCAGCCTCCGGACCGGCTGGGGGCCGGGCTGCTGGAAGTGGCAGTGCTGGACCGGGACCCGCTCTCGACCCGCGGCACCGTCAGGGCGTTCCGCAGGATAAACACCGTTGAGCTGGACCGCTTGCTGTCCGGCGCGGAAGGAGACTGA
- a CDS encoding FKBP-type peptidyl-prolyl cis-trans isomerase codes for MRKVLAILLPFLLFLTACSGGDGNDSGPLSSVKIQGGEEGTAPTVDFDKPLSADEPTLTRINDGDGKEVAADQTAMLRLAIINPEDGSLVDESYTAEDAQGIAVDEALKSSNSQLYDALLGAHVGSDFAYYVPGDEEAGLETNFLVFTVMDAVDTVPSLSQDEAAARNAEGTLLMSPEDVAALDSEGKLPQVSFGEDGTPSITIPEGVEEPDRLIVKVLEEGDGPVLESTGTVKAAYLGVGLRDGKTFDSSYESGEPVEFPLANVVSGWTYGLAGQKAGSKVLLVLPSELAYGDPAQSGPSGPLAFVVDIQEVK; via the coding sequence GTGCGTAAAGTACTAGCGATACTCCTGCCTTTCCTGCTGTTCCTGACCGCCTGCTCCGGCGGCGACGGCAATGACAGCGGCCCGCTGTCCTCCGTGAAGATCCAGGGGGGCGAAGAAGGCACCGCACCCACGGTCGATTTCGACAAGCCGCTCAGCGCGGACGAACCCACCCTGACACGCATCAACGATGGTGACGGCAAGGAAGTGGCAGCGGACCAGACCGCAATGCTTCGCCTGGCGATCATCAACCCCGAAGACGGCTCGCTCGTCGATGAAAGCTACACCGCGGAGGATGCCCAGGGCATCGCCGTGGACGAGGCCCTGAAATCCTCCAACTCCCAGCTCTACGACGCCCTGCTCGGCGCCCACGTCGGCTCCGACTTCGCCTACTACGTTCCGGGCGACGAAGAAGCCGGACTTGAAACCAATTTCCTGGTCTTCACGGTCATGGACGCCGTGGATACCGTGCCCTCCCTCAGCCAGGATGAAGCGGCAGCACGCAATGCCGAAGGCACGCTGCTCATGAGTCCCGAAGACGTTGCAGCCCTGGACAGCGAAGGAAAGCTCCCGCAGGTCAGCTTCGGAGAAGACGGCACGCCGTCGATCACCATTCCCGAGGGTGTGGAGGAACCCGACCGCCTCATCGTGAAGGTCCTCGAAGAGGGCGACGGTCCGGTGCTCGAATCCACCGGCACGGTCAAGGCCGCCTACCTGGGCGTGGGCTTGCGGGACGGCAAGACCTTTGATTCCAGCTACGAAAGCGGTGAGCCGGTGGAGTTCCCGCTGGCCAACGTGGTGTCCGGCTGGACCTACGGCCTGGCCGGCCAGAAGGCGGGCTCAAAGGTCCTCCTGGTCCTGCCGTCCGAATTGGCCTACGGCGATCCAGCCCAGAGCGGCCCTTCCGGCCCGCTGGCCTTTGTAGTGGACATCCAGGAAGTCAAGTAG
- the prcB gene encoding proteasome subunit beta — MAPRDPAAAIDTAASASFTDHLERHNPGLLPSARSLGPSSQGSAASLAPQATTIVSLTYAGGVLMAGDRRATMGNMIASRHIKKVFPADNYSVLGIAGTAGLALDMIRLFQVELEHYEKIEGTPMSLDGKSNRLAAMVRSNLPLALQGLAVVPLFAGYDTQRRAGRLFSYDVTGGRYEEYEHHSVGSGSVFARGALKKLWQPNLDEESAVAVAVESLYDAADDDSATGGPDMVRRLWPVVYVVNSAGNREIPERELQELARELVQRRSAAGLEA; from the coding sequence ATGGCCCCCCGGGACCCCGCCGCCGCCATCGACACCGCCGCCTCCGCATCGTTCACCGACCATCTGGAACGCCACAACCCCGGCCTGCTGCCCTCCGCCCGGTCGCTGGGGCCCTCATCGCAGGGTTCCGCGGCTTCGCTGGCGCCGCAGGCCACCACCATCGTCTCGCTCACCTACGCCGGCGGGGTGCTGATGGCCGGAGACCGGCGGGCCACCATGGGCAACATGATCGCCTCCCGGCACATCAAGAAGGTCTTTCCCGCGGACAACTACTCGGTGCTGGGCATCGCCGGCACCGCGGGGCTGGCCCTGGATATGATCCGGCTGTTCCAGGTGGAACTGGAGCACTACGAAAAGATCGAGGGCACGCCCATGAGCCTGGACGGAAAGTCCAACCGGCTCGCTGCCATGGTCCGTTCGAACCTGCCGCTGGCCCTGCAGGGGCTCGCAGTGGTTCCGCTGTTCGCCGGGTACGACACCCAGCGCCGGGCGGGCCGGCTGTTCTCCTACGACGTCACCGGCGGCCGGTACGAGGAATATGAGCACCACAGCGTGGGCTCCGGTTCGGTCTTTGCCCGCGGCGCCCTGAAAAAGCTGTGGCAGCCGAACCTGGACGAAGAGTCGGCGGTGGCCGTGGCGGTGGAGTCCCTTTACGACGCCGCCGATGACGACTCTGCCACCGGCGGACCGGACATGGTGCGCCGGCTGTGGCCGGTGGTCTACGTGGTCAACAGCGCCGGCAATCGGGAAATCCCCGAGCGGGAACTGCAGGAACTTGCCCGTGAGCTCGTTCAACGGCGCTCCGCCGCCGGGCTGGAGGCGTAG
- the dop gene encoding depupylase/deamidase Dop: protein MGTETEYGVLAPSLPSANATVLSSQIVNAYAATLRSGAGNLSGTRWDYTDEAPLNDARGYAVPRAAADPTQLTDEPPVLDAEQIAMEGGGPAALYGEQTTDNPVLMNMVLGNGARLYVDHAHPEYSSPEVTRPRDAVLWDKAGDAVVLAAMRHIGRMPGFAPVHLYKNNTDNKGVSYGSHENYLVPRSVPFGALVRGLVPFFVSRQVIAGSGRVGIGTNNQRQGFQLSQRADFFETEVGLETTIRRPIINTRDEPHAVAEKYRRLHVIIGDANLSEVSALLKTGTTSLVLSMIEAGTAPDLELRDPVGSLQAISHDPALEQLVELKDGRMVTGLDLQEIYFEAAAEHARATGGTDADTEDILARWSALLGTLKRDPLEASASVDWAAKLKLLQAYRDRDGLSWSDARLHLVDLQYADMRPEKGLYYRLAARGQMERILTDAEIARAVTHPPEDTRAYFRGNCLTRFPREVIGASWDSIIFELPSRRRLQRIPTREPLRGTRELTEELFRASADAEDFVARLLTGSEGTVAP, encoded by the coding sequence ATGGGGACGGAGACCGAGTACGGCGTGCTCGCTCCGTCCCTGCCCTCCGCCAATGCCACCGTCCTGTCCAGCCAGATCGTCAACGCCTACGCGGCCACGCTGCGCTCCGGGGCGGGCAACCTTTCCGGCACGCGGTGGGACTATACCGACGAGGCGCCGCTGAACGACGCCCGGGGTTACGCCGTGCCCCGGGCGGCCGCGGACCCGACCCAACTGACGGACGAACCGCCCGTACTGGACGCCGAACAGATTGCCATGGAGGGCGGGGGACCGGCGGCGCTGTATGGCGAGCAGACCACTGACAACCCGGTGCTGATGAACATGGTGCTCGGCAACGGGGCGCGGCTGTACGTGGACCATGCCCATCCCGAGTACTCCTCTCCGGAAGTCACGCGCCCCCGCGATGCGGTGCTGTGGGACAAGGCCGGCGACGCCGTGGTGCTGGCGGCCATGCGGCACATTGGCCGGATGCCCGGGTTCGCGCCGGTTCACCTGTACAAGAACAACACCGACAACAAGGGGGTGTCCTACGGTTCCCACGAGAACTACCTGGTGCCCCGGAGCGTTCCCTTCGGTGCCCTGGTCCGCGGCCTGGTGCCGTTCTTCGTCTCGCGCCAGGTGATTGCCGGTTCCGGGCGGGTGGGCATCGGCACCAACAACCAGCGCCAGGGCTTCCAGCTCAGCCAGCGGGCGGATTTCTTCGAAACGGAGGTGGGGCTGGAAACCACCATCCGGCGTCCCATCATCAACACCCGTGACGAGCCGCATGCCGTGGCGGAGAAATACCGGCGCCTGCACGTGATAATCGGGGACGCGAACCTCAGCGAGGTGTCCGCGCTGCTGAAGACCGGCACCACGTCCCTGGTGCTGTCCATGATCGAGGCCGGTACCGCCCCGGACCTGGAACTGCGGGACCCGGTGGGCTCGCTGCAGGCCATCAGCCATGATCCGGCCCTGGAACAGCTGGTGGAGCTGAAGGACGGGCGTATGGTCACCGGGCTGGACCTCCAGGAGATCTACTTCGAAGCTGCCGCGGAGCATGCCCGCGCCACCGGCGGAACCGATGCCGACACCGAGGACATCCTGGCCCGCTGGTCCGCCCTGCTGGGAACACTGAAGCGGGACCCCCTGGAGGCGTCCGCTTCAGTGGACTGGGCAGCCAAGCTCAAACTGCTGCAGGCCTACCGGGACCGCGACGGTTTGTCCTGGTCCGATGCACGGCTGCACCTGGTGGACCTGCAGTACGCGGACATGCGGCCGGAAAAGGGACTGTACTACCGGCTGGCAGCCCGCGGGCAGATGGAGCGGATCCTGACGGATGCGGAAATTGCCCGTGCCGTCACCCACCCGCCGGAGGATACCCGCGCGTATTTCCGCGGGAACTGCCTGACCCGGTTCCCCCGGGAAGTCATCGGTGCGAGCTGGGACTCGATCATCTTCGAACTGCCCTCCCGCCGGCGGCTGCAGCGCATCCCTACCCGCGAACCGCTGCGCGGTACCCGCGAGCTTACGGAGGAACTGTTCCGCGCTTCGGCCGATGCCGAGGATTTTGTGGCCAGACTCCTGACCGGTTCAGAGGGCACCGTGGCACCATAG
- the pafA gene encoding Pup--protein ligase, which produces MDRRIYGVETEFGIAYSGPDSRPLSPEEVARYLFRKVVSWGRSSNVFLTNGSRLYLDVGSHPEYATAECDDLAQLVAHDRAGELILDDLVDEAEERLRAEGFNGSVYLFKNNTDSAGNSYGSHENYLIPRRLEFSRLADVLIPFLVTRQLLVGAGKVLKTQSGSLYAFSQRADHIWEGVSSATTRSRPIINTRDEPHADAEHYRRLHVIAGDSNMSETTMLLKAGSVDLMLRMIEAGVLMRDLRLENPIRSIRETSHDLSGRQPLKLANGSTMTPLDLQRIYLQRVKDFVSANGEHNRHTGRVVDLWERTLDAIESGDHSSIDTEIDWAIKKKLVDRYSERNGLEMNSPRLSQVDLTYHDISRRRGLFYLLQARGETARVVEDSDIKEAVDQPPQTTRAKLRGDFVRRAKAANRDFTVDWVHLKLNDRAQQTVLCKDPFASVDERVEALLSTL; this is translated from the coding sequence ATGGACCGCAGGATCTACGGGGTGGAAACCGAGTTCGGCATCGCCTACTCGGGCCCGGACTCACGCCCGCTGTCCCCGGAGGAAGTGGCACGCTATCTCTTCCGCAAGGTGGTCAGCTGGGGACGCTCCTCGAATGTCTTCCTCACCAACGGCTCCCGGCTGTACCTCGACGTCGGATCCCACCCCGAGTACGCCACCGCCGAATGTGACGACCTGGCGCAGCTGGTGGCCCACGACCGGGCCGGGGAACTGATCCTGGACGACCTGGTGGACGAGGCGGAGGAACGGCTGCGGGCAGAAGGCTTCAACGGCAGCGTCTACCTCTTCAAGAACAACACCGACTCCGCCGGCAACTCCTACGGCAGCCACGAAAACTACCTGATTCCGCGCCGGCTGGAGTTCTCCCGGCTGGCTGACGTCCTCATCCCGTTCCTGGTCACCCGCCAGCTGCTGGTGGGTGCCGGCAAGGTGCTCAAGACCCAGTCCGGGTCCCTCTATGCCTTCTCCCAGCGCGCGGACCACATCTGGGAAGGTGTCTCCTCCGCCACTACGCGTTCCCGCCCCATCATCAACACCCGGGACGAACCCCACGCCGACGCCGAGCACTACCGGCGCCTGCACGTCATCGCCGGGGACTCGAACATGTCCGAAACCACCATGCTGCTCAAGGCCGGCTCGGTGGACCTGATGCTGCGGATGATCGAAGCCGGAGTGCTGATGCGTGACCTGCGGCTGGAAAACCCCATCCGCAGCATCCGGGAAACATCCCATGACCTCTCCGGCCGGCAACCGCTGAAGCTGGCCAACGGTTCCACCATGACCCCGCTGGACCTGCAGCGGATTTACCTGCAGCGGGTCAAGGACTTCGTCTCCGCCAACGGGGAACACAACCGGCATACCGGGCGGGTGGTGGACCTGTGGGAACGCACGCTGGACGCCATTGAGTCCGGGGACCATTCCAGCATCGACACCGAGATCGACTGGGCCATCAAGAAGAAGCTGGTGGACCGGTACAGTGAGCGCAACGGGCTGGAAATGAACTCCCCGCGCCTGTCCCAGGTGGACCTGACGTACCATGACATCTCCCGGCGCCGCGGCCTGTTCTATCTGCTGCAGGCACGCGGGGAAACGGCGCGGGTGGTCGAGGACAGCGACATCAAGGAAGCCGTGGACCAGCCGCCGCAGACCACCCGGGCCAAGCTCCGCGGTGACTTTGTACGCCGGGCCAAGGCCGCGAACCGGGACTTTACGGTGGACTGGGTGCATTTGAAGCTCAACGACCGGGCGCAGCAGACCGTGCTGTGCAAGGACCCCTTTGCCTCAGTCGATGAACGGGTGGAGGCCCTGCTCTCGACCCTGTGA
- the arc gene encoding proteasome ATPase — MAEPENVAPGTGESHAVPASAGTAAEARQLNVLRDKLRNLDRQLAALTHNNARLVAMLETAKSEIIRLKDALENEGATPFSFGTVIGVNQRRDAEPGVTTTASVQESLDIIQSGRKLRVAVSPLLDLGQIVPGQEVLLNESLTVIAALGFERAGELFTVKELLDPDRVLVIGRADDERVVRLNGPLSRDKVRVGDALTVDTRIGYALEKIPRSEVENLVLEEVPDISYADIGGLGPQIEQIRDAVELPFMHPDLYREHGLKPPKGILLYGPPGCGKTLIAKAVAHALAARVMEQNGTLGARSYFLNIKGPELLDKYVGETERHIRLIFGRAREKASDGSPVVVFFDEMDSLFRTRGTGVSSDVETTIVPQLLSEIDGVEKLENVIVIGASNREDMIDPAILRPGRLDVKIKIQRPDAEGAAEIFGKYLTPDLPLHREDLAEHGYDPVATVGEMVRRTVEKMYAEDKANEYLEVTYANGDTEMLYFKDFNSGAVIQNVVDRAKKYAIKDLLQLHQRGLRIEHLMRAVVDEFREHEDMPNTTNPDDWARISGKKGERITYIRTIVQGKAGQEPGRTIETAANPGQYL; from the coding sequence CCATGCTTGAAACCGCAAAATCCGAAATCATCCGGTTGAAGGATGCACTGGAGAATGAGGGCGCCACACCGTTCAGCTTCGGCACCGTGATCGGAGTGAACCAGCGCCGGGACGCCGAGCCGGGAGTGACCACCACGGCATCGGTGCAGGAAAGCCTGGACATCATCCAGTCCGGGCGCAAGCTGAGGGTGGCGGTTTCACCGCTCCTGGACCTGGGACAAATCGTCCCGGGCCAGGAGGTGCTGCTTAACGAGTCCCTCACCGTCATCGCGGCGCTCGGTTTTGAACGGGCCGGCGAACTGTTCACGGTCAAGGAACTGCTGGACCCGGACCGGGTCCTGGTCATCGGACGCGCCGACGACGAACGGGTGGTCCGGCTCAACGGCCCCCTCAGCAGGGACAAGGTGCGGGTGGGGGACGCGCTGACCGTGGATACCCGCATCGGCTACGCGCTGGAGAAAATTCCGCGCAGCGAAGTGGAGAACCTGGTCCTGGAGGAAGTTCCGGATATCTCCTACGCCGATATCGGCGGGCTGGGCCCGCAGATCGAACAGATCCGCGACGCCGTGGAGCTGCCGTTCATGCATCCGGACCTCTACCGCGAGCACGGGCTGAAACCGCCCAAGGGGATCCTGCTTTACGGCCCTCCGGGGTGCGGCAAAACGCTCATCGCGAAGGCCGTGGCCCACGCCCTGGCCGCCCGTGTCATGGAACAGAACGGGACACTGGGCGCCCGCAGCTACTTCCTGAACATCAAGGGCCCGGAACTGCTGGACAAGTATGTGGGGGAGACCGAGCGGCACATCCGGCTGATTTTCGGCCGCGCCCGGGAGAAGGCTTCGGACGGCAGCCCCGTGGTGGTCTTCTTCGACGAAATGGACTCCCTCTTCCGCACGCGCGGCACCGGGGTGTCCTCCGACGTCGAGACCACCATTGTTCCGCAGCTGCTCAGCGAGATCGACGGCGTGGAGAAGCTGGAGAACGTCATAGTGATCGGTGCCTCCAACCGGGAGGACATGATCGATCCGGCCATCCTGCGGCCGGGCCGGCTGGACGTCAAAATCAAGATCCAGCGTCCCGACGCCGAAGGCGCCGCAGAAATCTTCGGCAAGTACCTCACACCGGACCTTCCGCTGCACCGGGAAGACCTCGCGGAGCACGGCTACGACCCGGTGGCAACAGTCGGGGAAATGGTCCGGCGCACCGTGGAAAAAATGTACGCCGAGGACAAGGCAAACGAGTACCTGGAGGTCACCTACGCAAACGGCGACACCGAGATGCTCTACTTCAAGGATTTCAACTCCGGCGCCGTCATCCAGAACGTCGTGGACCGGGCGAAGAAGTACGCCATCAAGGACCTGCTTCAGCTGCACCAGCGGGGCCTGCGCATTGAGCACCTGATGCGCGCCGTGGTGGACGAGTTCCGCGAGCACGAGGACATGCCCAACACCACCAACCCGGACGACTGGGCACGGATTTCGGGGAAGAAGGGCGAGCGCATCACCTACATCCGCACCATTGTCCAGGGCAAGGCCGGCCAGGAACCCGGCCGGACCATCGAAACCGCGGCCAACCCGGGACAGTATCTGTGA
- the tatA gene encoding Sec-independent protein translocase subunit TatA, translating into MRLEGWQLIAIIVLAILLFGAPKLPGLARSVGQSLRIFKSEVRQMKDDDPKAPADPMEGRVVNPEQQPKAADQTFFPGQTPPSGTPGGSAGPAGNPPTSR; encoded by the coding sequence ATGAGGCTTGAAGGCTGGCAGCTTATTGCCATTATCGTATTGGCCATCCTGCTCTTCGGCGCTCCGAAGCTGCCGGGACTGGCAAGGAGCGTGGGCCAGTCCCTGCGCATCTTCAAATCCGAGGTCCGCCAGATGAAGGACGACGATCCCAAGGCCCCCGCGGATCCGATGGAAGGCCGGGTGGTCAACCCCGAGCAGCAGCCCAAGGCTGCCGATCAGACCTTCTTCCCCGGGCAGACCCCGCCGTCGGGTACTCCGGGCGGTTCCGCCGGCCCCGCGGGTAACCCGCCAACCAGCCGCTAG
- a CDS encoding FKBP-type peptidyl-prolyl cis-trans isomerase yields the protein MSFGKREYDRQKPEIDFPAHDAPTDLVIEDLVVGDGQEVKAGDTVSTHYVGVAFSTGEEFDASWNRGAPLDFRVGVGQVIQGWDQGLLGMKVGGRRRLEIPASMAYGDRGAGSAVAPGESLIFVVDLLGVR from the coding sequence ATGTCATTCGGAAAGCGTGAATACGACCGCCAGAAGCCGGAGATCGATTTTCCGGCCCACGACGCACCCACGGACCTCGTGATTGAGGATCTCGTAGTCGGCGACGGCCAGGAAGTGAAGGCCGGAGACACGGTTTCCACCCATTACGTGGGCGTGGCCTTCTCCACCGGCGAAGAGTTCGATGCCTCTTGGAACCGCGGCGCTCCGCTGGACTTCCGGGTAGGCGTGGGCCAGGTCATCCAGGGCTGGGACCAGGGCCTGCTGGGCATGAAGGTCGGCGGCCGCCGCCGGCTGGAAATCCCGGCATCCATGGCTTACGGCGACCGCGGCGCAGGTTCCGCCGTGGCTCCGGGCGAGTCGCTGATCTTTGTGGTGGACCTGCTCGGCGTCCGCTAG